TTTTCCTGGCAGGTATCCTGGAGTCGAAGCGAGGGAGATGAGTATAATCTGAATGAACTTTTTGATATAGAGGGAAATTATCTAAGAGAGGGGCAGAGAACAACAGAGGTGGGACCGAATATGAAAGGTCAGACACGTTTGAATTTTGAAAACAAAATACATGATTCATTAAAATATGAAATTGGTTATCAAGGAACATATGATGCCAGTAAAGATGCTTTTGGAACATTAAATTTCGATTCATTAAGTGGAGATTACGTGGAAGATGAAAGCTATAAGCGAAATTCCGAGTTTTATAGATTTATTCACGCTACATATGCCGTATTCTCTGGAAGTCGTGGAAATTGGGGTTATCAGTTTGGGCTTAGATCAGAATTTACCAATCGGAATGTGAAGATTATTGGTGATCCAACAGAGTACCCCATCAATAGGGTAGATTTATTCCCAACGGTACATTTTTCTTATAAACTGGATGATAAAGGGCAATTTATGGGGAGTTATACCAGAAGAATTCAACGACCGAGGCCCTGGTATTTAGAACCTTATGTTACTGCCCGGGATCAATGGAATTATAGAGGAGGTAACCCGAATCTGGCACCGGAATATATTGATGCGATCGAATTTGGCTATCAAAAAAGAGTAGATAAAATCTTTTTTTCTGCGGAGGTTTATTATCGCTATACTAAAGATAAAGTAGAACGTATTAATCAAGCATATACCGAAAAAGGGCCTGGAGTTACGATTCAAATTCCGGAAAATGTAGGATTTGATCAGGCACTTGGGCTGGAGTTTATGTTGAAGACTCCTGTGGCTAAATGGTGGGATTTAAATCTAATGGGTAATTTTTATGATTATCGTGTACAGGGGAGTTTCACGGATATTGTAAATAACACGACTTATAGCTTTGATAATAATAGTACGAATTATACCATAAGATTAAACCAAACTTTTAAGTTAAACTCAAGATTGAAATTTCAATTTAATAGTAGTTACAACAGTCCAACGGTATCCGCACAGGGTAAGCGGTCTGAATTCTTTGATTTTAGTTCAGCGTTAAGAGCAGATGTGATTGATAAAAAACTGTTTTTTAATCTTCAGGTTAGAAACATGTTTGCGACCGCAATTCGCGAACATGTAGATTATGGAGTCAATTTCGAGTCCAGAGGTAAATTAACAATGGCAGGACCGGTAGTGACTTTTACAGCCACATATAAGCTGAATAATTATAAAGCCCGGTCAAAAGGAGAACGTGGAAATTCTGGAAATGGGGAGTAAACGAATAGGAGATAAAGCAAAAAGGGCTGTTATTCAACAGCCCTTTTTTATTCCTTCTTCTTTGCTTTAGGAAGCCTTTTGGCATCTTTTAATGATTTATGAATCATCCATTCCAATTGCCCGTTGACACTTCGAAATTCATCATCCGCCCATTTTTCAACTTCCTTGAAAACATCGGGATGAATTCTTAAAACAAATGATTTCTTTTTACTCATACTATTAATGTAATGAACCTGTGTTGATCACCGGAGTGGCTTCTTTATCACCACACAGTACCACCATCAGATTACTGGCCATAGTAGCCTTTTTATCTTCATCAAACTCTACGATTTCATCATTTGAAAGTTTCGTTAAAGCATCTTCAACCATACCCACAGCACCTTCAACAATCTTTTTACGTGCAGAAACAATGGCCACAGCTTGTTGACGTTTTAACATGGAACTTGCGATTTCAGGAGCATAAGCCAAATAACCGATACGTGCTTCCATTACTTCAATTCCGGCTATCGCCAAACGCTCTGTGATCTCATGCTCCAATGCATCGTTCACTTCCTCCATTCCGGAGCGCAAAGTTATTGCAGTTCGCTCATCATCAAAATTATCATAGGGGTAAGATCCTGCTAATTTTCGTACTGCGGCATCTGTTTGAATACGTACAAAGTTTTCATACACATCTACTTCAAAAGCAGCTTTATAAGTATCGCTTACTTTCCAAACTAAAATCACATTGATGAGGATGGGGTTCCCGATTTTATCATTTACTTTAACACGTTCACTATCAAAATTTCGTGCACGTAATGATATTTTTTGCTTGGTATAAAACGGATTGGTAAAGAAAAAACCATTGTCTTTAACCGTTCCTTTATATGCTCCGAACAAAACCAGGACTCTGGAACCATTTGGATTGACAATAAAAAAACCGGGTAACAATCCGATAATAAATGGAGCAGGGATCAACATCATCGGGTTTCTAGTTGCAATTACTCCGGTAACAACAAGGATGAATGCTACAATAACTATGGTTAGCATTACATAACCATTGGCAGGCTTAACATATTTTTCTGATTTCATAATAATATCATTTTGATATCAAAAATAGATTTTAAAAGTTGGAAATAAAAATTTTATTTAATGATTTCATATACCAACGGTTGAGCTGAGTTAACGTCTATGTAAATGAGTATGCTTAATTTAGGGTTCTACTATATGATTTCAAACAATTCAAAAATCGTTATGTTAAAGTCTTGGCTGGTATTGCTTTGTATAGCTTTTGGTAGTTTAAGTTATGCGCAGGAATTGTTCTTAAAGCAATTGGATCACCGTACAACCGGAGATAACGTAGTGGTAAAACCAACTCCAGATGGTGGTTGGATAGTTGCTTCATTAGATAGTGTACAACTCAACAAGTTTGATGCATGTGGTCAAATAGAATGGTCTAAATATTACGACCTGGAAAATCATGTGTGTTGCGTGGGGAACCGATTGGTAGTCACTCAGAATAACAAGATCAAAATTCTAACACATGAAATCTCAAATGGGCTAAGGCAATTTAGAGTCACTTCATTAGACCTTCTGGGTAATGTAGAATGGAGTAAACTCTATTCTAAACCTAATTTGGATGTGTATCCATATGAACTCATGGAAAATCAGGAAGGTGATATTTTAGTGTATTATAATAGTTCTCCGGCAGGAGCGAGTTTGCCAAATAATTTAACCAAGATGGATGCGAGCGGGAATATTATTTGGTCCAATAGTTACTCCTTTGGAAATGTATGGGGAACAGCAATTGTCACACAGGACACCGGAACTCTATTTAGAACAGGAAAAACCGTTTTTAAATTAGATAAAAATGGAACTGTGGAATGGACTTCCAGATTGGTAAACCCTGGCTCATATTATTATTTGACTCCGATTGAAGTGAGCGATGGATACATTTTTAGTCAAAGTAAAACGGGGGCTACAGATATAGGGTTTTATAAATTCGATAAATTCGGAGTATTGATGTGGGGTGGGGTTTTATATACTGGAATTCCCGGAGTCCCCAATCCATTACGCAAAACGGCAAGTGACGGATTTGCAACTGTTTTTAATGCATTCGTTTCAGGACAGAATTATCCTGTTGTGATAGAGTTTGACAAAGATTTAAATGTGATCAAACAAAATGTATTGAAAGTACCTAATGCTGATTTGATTGTTACAGATTATGCCCAATTAAATTCTGGGAATAGATTAGCAACCGGATTTGTTACTTCAGCCAATGATCATATTTTTCATGCGAAGTTAGATGCTGATTTAGAGATGGGTTGTGATTCTACGATTAATTTTCAAACTACCTTGGAACCTGCAAACTATAATCAAAGTACACATCCAAATCTATCATTTGGTTTAAACTATACCGATCAAACGGTCTCTGTTTTGGATATGACGGTTTCTGATCTTTTGTTATGCGGATATCAACCGGTTAAAAATTTGGATTTAGGACCGGATACAACCATTTGTTTGACCACACCTTTAACGATCCAAAACACATCTTCGGATGTATTTAACAGTTATCTGTGGTCTACAGGTGCAACAACTCCTTCAATTGAAGTAACTGCATCTGATACATATTGGGTGGAAACAAGAAGTTCATGCGATACCAATGTGTATAGAGATACCATTGTTGTGGATGTGGTAGATTTTCCTACACCTAATTTGGTTTCGGATACTTCTTTATGCGGAACCAATGGAATTTTGTTGGATGCAACGATTCCAAACGGGACCTATTTATGGCAAAATGGAAGTACATCACCAACGTATTTTGCTACGGTATCAGGAGCATACCACGTGGATATTACCTATGAAAAATGTACCAGAAGATTTATTTCCAATGTATACGAATGTGAAGAGGTCTTGATCCCCAATATTTTTACTCCAAATAAAGATGGATACAATGATGCATTTGAAATTGTTTATGAAGGTATCCAACCCTATAAAATCAGTATTTACAATAGATGGGGTGTACTTCAATTTGAAAGTGAACAACGGATTTTCCATTGGGATGGAACAGTGAATGGAACCCCTGCTTCAGCCGGAGTATACTACTATATTTTAACCATCGGAGACAAAGTGTATAAAGGTGCTTTGCAATTGGCTATCTAGATTTTCATATAAATGTGAGAAATTTTAAAGGAAGATTAAACCTTTTTTACTTTTAGCTATCTTAGTAAATAATGTCGGATCTTCTGGAAAAACAAATTAAGGGCTGTATAGCTGAAAATGACTACGACCGTGCTTTTGCTTTGGTGATGTCAGGCTATAAAGAACGTTTATATTGGCATATCCGGAATATGGTTTTATCACATGCAGATACAGATGATATTTTACAAAACACCTATGTGAAAATCTGGAGGTATTTACCCAAATTCGAAGGACGTAGTCAGGTATTTAGTTGGGTGTATCGAATTGCAACCAATGAAACCATCAGTTTTATTGAAAAGAACAAACGTGTCAAGGCAGATAGTATAGACGATACTGCAGGAAGCGTAGCCAATCATTTGATGGCAGATCAGTATTTCGATGGTGATTTTGCCGAAGCCATGTTAAGAGAAGCAGTGAAAACACTGCCAGAGAAACAACAACTCGTGTTTAATATGAAGTATTTTCAGGATATGAAATATCAGGAAATATCGGAGGTATTGGAAACATCAGTTGGAGGTTTAAAAGCCTCATACCATCATGCAGTGAAAAAAATTGAGGAGTATATAAAATTGAAAACGAGCTGAGTTAAACCTTTTGCAAAGCATAAAGTCTAATGAGTATGCACACAAATAAAAATATAGATTTTGATTTTTTTGATGAGGGAAATGGTGCAAAAAAATCCGGGATGAAAATGCCGGACGGTTATTTGGATCATTTGGATATTGAAATACAATCTAAAATCAAATCGAAAAAAGAATCAAATAAAAAGATTCAACCGATTGGGAAGTTTACCCGTGTAATGAGTGTTATTGCTATTGCAGCATCATTACTTTGGGGTGGTTTATTTATGTACAATAATCAGACAGAAATTCCGCAAGCAGAAATAGCGGAGATGACTGTTGATGATGTAGCAGATTTTTATGAACTGGATGAATATGCGATGGCGGAAAGTTTAACGGATACGGAAATAGAAAATTTATATATAGATGATGAATATATTTCGGCTGATGAAGCATATGCTTATATATTAGACGAAAATTATTCGGAATATACTTTATTGGAAAACCTTTAAAAATACCACGATGAAATCTAAAATTGTTATAGGATTAATTGTCATGTTAACCACACTGGTACAGGTGAGTTGGGCTCAACCTCCCGGAGGCCCTCATGGTGAGAAGAAAGAAAAGATTATGGCGATGAAGGTAGAGTTTATTACCAGTAAACTGGATCTTACGGTTGAAGAAGCCCAAAAGTTTTGGCCGGTGTATAATGAATTCGTAGCTAAAATGGATGCACTAGAGCAGAAACGTAGGCAAATGAGGCGTCAGAATAGAGGAAAGGAATTGACTGATGCTGAGATCAATAAATTGATCGAATTTAATTTTGATATCGAGCAGGAAATCCTTGATTTAAAGCGGGAATACGACAAAAAGTTTAAGCAGGTAATTCCGGTTCAAAAAGTAGGAAAACTATATCAGGCCGAGCATGAATTTAAAAGAGAGATTCTAAAAAGACTGAAAAGAGGAGGACCTCCACCAAGATAAATTTTACAGACTTAAAATGAAGATAGGAGAGCAGATACATTTGCTTTCCTATTTTTGTTTTATGCCGAATTCAAAAGAGATATTTTATAAGCATTTAGCGCAAACAACTCCTTTCCCAATTGGGATTGAAGTGGAGTCTGCGCAAGGATCCTGGTTACATGGAGTGAATGGAGAAAAATGGTTAGATATGATTTCCGGAGTAGCGGTTTCCAATATCGGGCACAACCACCCCAGAGTAGTGGAAGCGGTGAAAAAACAGGTTGATCAGCATATGCATTTGATGGTATATGGGGAATATGTTCAGAAAGTGCAATCTGATTTAGGTTATGAATTATCTCAGATTTTACCAGAGCATTTAAGTACCAGTTATTTCGTAAACTCTGGAACAGAAGCCAATGAAGCTGCGCTAAAATTGGCGAAACGTGTGACCGGGAGAACACAATTAATCAGTTTTAAGCAATCCTATCATGGAAGTACGCATGGATCATTGAGTGTTACCGGAAATGAGAATAAAAAATATGCTTTTAGACCGTTTTTACCGGATGTAAAGTTTTTGGATTTTAATGTATTAGAAGATTTAAAAGAGATTTCAGATAAAACCGCAGCGGTAATCGTAGAAGTCATTCAGGGAGATGCCGGAGTAAGAGCAGCTTCACCAGAATTTATGGGCGAACTTAGGCGGGTTTGTGATCAAACTGGAACCCAGTTGATTTTTGATGAAATTCAAACGGGTATGGGACGTACCGGAAAAATGTTTGCATTTGAACATTATGGTGTCTATCCGGATATTCTGACACTAGCTAAAGGATTTGGAGGAGGAATGCCGATTGGGGTGATGATTTCAAGTTTTGACAAGATGAGGTTGTTGACCCACGATCCGATGTTAGGACATATTACCACATTTGGAGGACATCCGGTGAATTGTGCTGCTGCATTGGCTAATTTAAGAGTCATTCAGGACGAAATAGATTTTAATGAAGTCGAGCGTAAAGGGGCTTTGATCGAAAAAGGTTTACAACATACGGAAGTTAAAGAAATCAGACGAAAAGGAATGTTCTTTGCCGTAGATATGGATAGCTTTGAAAAGGTAAAAACCGTTGTGGATTATTGTTTGGAAAAAGGCGTATTGACCTTTTGGTTTTTATCGACCAGTTATGCTTTTAGGTTGTCGCCACCGTTAAACATTTCAGATAAGGATATCGTCTATGCATGTCAGGTCATTCAAGAAGGATTTGACCTGGCCGAAAAAGTCTAAAGAAATAAAGTCATGGATATAAATGTGATAGACCAATACTTTTTGAAGTTTGAAGAACCACATCGTTCGTGTTATTTATCCCTGCGTGAAATCATCTTAAGTTTTGATGAACGTATTACAGAGCATTGGAAATATTCAGTTCCGTTTTATTACTATAAAAAGAAGCCCTATTGCTATCTCTATCAGGATAAGAAAACCGGAGAACCTTATATAGGTATGGTCAGAGCCAATAACATGGTGCATCCCAGTTTATATCAGGGAAACAGAAAAAAGATGAAAATCATGCGAATCGATCCTGAAAAGGACATTCCTATAGATGATTTACATGAAATTCTGGATGCACTTAGACAGTTGTATTAGTTAGTTACCTGTACGGTAAGAAAGATGGCAAATTGAAGATCTTCCTCAAACTTAATATCCGGAAAATCTTCTTTTAATGCATCACCGGAAAATTTACCTGTGATTTGAATCATCACAGAAAAATCCTGAATCCCACGAATTTTAGAAATTTTAAAGTCTACAGGAATCAGATTTTCTTCATCGCCAACAGCCACATTAATCTCATCTGTAAATTCTTCTACGGGAATAGTGGTTTTGATGCGTTCATCTAACCATGCATATTCATTCCAGAATTGAATGGTAATATCTGCACGTTCGTTATCATCTAAAGTAGCAGGTGTGTGGTCCACAATTCTTGCATCTTGATTGTTATATTCTACACTGAGTTGCCCCAGTTCACCATTGATCAATACTTTGTTGTTTAGATTTTCAATGATTAAAGTATCATGGTTAATGATCCCGGAAATCAGAACTCTATTGGATAAATTGACATAACTACTTTGCGCGTATAATCCGAAAGCACAGACTTGTAAGAAAAGAAATAGTATGAGTGTTTTTTTCATAGATAGTAATTAATAGAATGAATCCGTAGACAGTAAAACCAATGTACAAGCTTCTTCATATTGAATTCCGACTTTCTCCAGTTGACTATAAAACGCAGGATTTTCTGTTCCGGGGTTAAAGATAACCTTTTGCGGTTGAAGTTGAATAATGTAATCGTAAAACTCAGGTTGACGATGCGGACCGATATAGAGGGTAACAATCTTTAAATTCTCAATCTGATCGGGCCAATCTGTAACGATGGGCTGATCTCCAACTATACCAGATCTAAATCCTAGCGGAATAACCGGATATTGGTGTTTCTGTAACCGTGTAGTCGCAATATATGCGTAACGATTTTGATTTGGAGTGAGCCCAATTACTGCGGTATTCCAGTTGACTTTCATTTGAGTTCTGCTATTTTATCCGAAAATACAATTTTTGGTTCTTGATCTTCCGGAACTACCGAAGCTCTTTTTAATCCACGAATAATACCCGCTGTTTTACCAAATTCTCTTTTAAAATGTTTGATCCACTTCGGAAGATAGACCTCGTTTTTATCAACGTTATAATATACCCGAGCTTTTAAAAACAGCATCGCAATTTCATTCAGTTGATCATCAATATTTTCAGGTTCATAATAAGTCACTGCATCCGCAATTTTTTGATTTCCTTCGATGGCCAACAGAATACGACCATCCGGATAATTTACACGGAGTGCTTTTTCCCATTTCGGACTGATGATACGTTTACCCCTTGTAATGGTAGATTTAGAGTGGAGTAAAATACGATAGAGGATATCATTTAAACTAAATACACGATTGGCTACAGTAATCGTTTTTTTACGCTTACATGGTTTATCACATTCTCCGTATTCTGAAAGTAACTTTTGGCTATAAGCAATGTACACATTAATCCAAAAAGCCTGTTTCTTTTGATCAGTATTGAGCTCTTCCGTTAATTTTTGAAAAGGAATATTGGCCAATTCTTTTTCAAAGTCCGTGATAGATTGATTCATTTTTATGCTGGTCAACATATCCTGCGAAAGCGATATTGCATTTTGAGCATAAACAGAAACGGAAACTAAAAGGACTAAAGTTAGTGTAGCTATAATGTGGCGAATGCTTTTCATGTGTTTTAAGATTAAATTATGGAAGAAGAATGATGAACTGTTCGTTTACCATTTAGAATGACCTGTTCAATTGGATTTACTCCAAAATAATATGGTAGATAAGCAATAGAACTCATCGGTTGTGTAATCATGATATTGGCTTTTTTACCTTTGGAAATGCTTCCCATAGAATCACTGATTCCCATTGCATAAGCACCATTAATGGTAGCTGCGTTTATGGATTCTTGTGGAGTCATTTTCATTTTGATACAAGCGGTTGAAACCACAAAGTTCATATTGCCAGATGGAGTAGAGCCCGGATTAAAATCCGTAGCCAAGGCAACAGGTAAACCTCTATTGATCATTTCTCGTGCTGGTCCGTAAGGAATACTTAAGAAATAAGAACAAGATGGAAGTAGCGTAGGGATGGTATGACTATTTTCTAAAAAAGAGTAATCATTTTCATCCATAACCTCCAGATGATCTACAGATAAAGCATCAAAATTTACACTCGCTTCAATTCCGCCAATGGCGTTGAATTGATTAACATGTGTCTTTGGAATCAAACCATGTTTTTTACCAGCTTCTAAAACTCTATTCGTATGTTCAACAGAGAAATAGCCTTGTTCGCAGAAGATATCAATATATTCTGCCAGGTTTTCTTTGGCTACGCGTGGAATCATTTCATTGACGATTAAGTCAATATACCCATTATGATCATTCTTATAAGCTTCCGGGAAAGCATGTGCGCCAAGGAAAGTCGATTTAATGGTGATCGGATGATTTTGCTTTAATCGTCCAATAACCTTCAGCATTTTAATTTCTGCATCTACAGATAGACCATAACCACTTTTAATTTCAACGGCTCCGGTACCCATAGACATAATCTCATTGAGTCTGAAATAAGCAGCTTCATAAAGTTCATCTTCACTGGCGTTGGCCAATCGTTTAGCAGAATTTAAAATTCCACCACCACGTTTGGCGATTTCTTCATAGGAAAGTCCATTGATTCGATCTTCAAATTCTTGAGAACGATCTCCCGCATACACCAAATGCGTATGTGAATCACACCAGGTCGGTAAAACAAACCTTCCTTTTGCATTAATGGTTTGGTCAAAATCTCCGGAAGGACAGTCTTCCATCTTTCCATAATCCAGAATCTCCTCATTTTCGATAATCAAAAATGCATTGTCAATGGCAGGAAGTGTTTTCATGTCCTCTCCCTTCTTGATCAATTGATTATTTTCATTGATTTGTAAAAGAGATTTGATATTTGATATTAAGATTTTACTCATTTTGATCTGTAGATTTAAAGAATAAATGATAGGTGTGAAGCAAAATAATTCCGGTATTAAATACGACTATGGGATAAGCTGTTTCCAACATAATTCCATAGGTAACAAATACTGCGGCACCCACCATATTAACCAGACGCAACTTTTTTACGTTTGAAAAAGAAAAGGAAAAAAACACAATAGCTGAAGCTAAATATCCAATCCAATCTGTTAAGGTAATATCAAACATAAACTCGCGAATTATATCGTTTTTTTGAACCTTATCGTTCAGCGGACTAAAGTATCAAATTATTGATTTAGGCGCTGTGGGAAACTAAATAAATTAGGATGAAAAGTTACCTTCTTCATTTATTTCTTTTTAGGGTAAAA
This genomic interval from bacterium SCSIO 12643 contains the following:
- the hutI gene encoding imidazolonepropionase; translated protein: MSKILISNIKSLLQINENNQLIKKGEDMKTLPAIDNAFLIIENEEILDYGKMEDCPSGDFDQTINAKGRFVLPTWCDSHTHLVYAGDRSQEFEDRINGLSYEEIAKRGGGILNSAKRLANASEDELYEAAYFRLNEIMSMGTGAVEIKSGYGLSVDAEIKMLKVIGRLKQNHPITIKSTFLGAHAFPEAYKNDHNGYIDLIVNEMIPRVAKENLAEYIDIFCEQGYFSVEHTNRVLEAGKKHGLIPKTHVNQFNAIGGIEASVNFDALSVDHLEVMDENDYSFLENSHTIPTLLPSCSYFLSIPYGPAREMINRGLPVALATDFNPGSTPSGNMNFVVSTACIKMKMTPQESINAATINGAYAMGISDSMGSISKGKKANIMITQPMSSIAYLPYYFGVNPIEQVILNGKRTVHHSSSII
- a CDS encoding CoA-binding protein — encoded protein: MKVNWNTAVIGLTPNQNRYAYIATTRLQKHQYPVIPLGFRSGIVGDQPIVTDWPDQIENLKIVTLYIGPHRQPEFYDYIIQLQPQKVIFNPGTENPAFYSQLEKVGIQYEEACTLVLLSTDSFY
- a CDS encoding gliding motility-associated C-terminal domain-containing protein → MLKSWLVLLCIAFGSLSYAQELFLKQLDHRTTGDNVVVKPTPDGGWIVASLDSVQLNKFDACGQIEWSKYYDLENHVCCVGNRLVVTQNNKIKILTHEISNGLRQFRVTSLDLLGNVEWSKLYSKPNLDVYPYELMENQEGDILVYYNSSPAGASLPNNLTKMDASGNIIWSNSYSFGNVWGTAIVTQDTGTLFRTGKTVFKLDKNGTVEWTSRLVNPGSYYYLTPIEVSDGYIFSQSKTGATDIGFYKFDKFGVLMWGGVLYTGIPGVPNPLRKTASDGFATVFNAFVSGQNYPVVIEFDKDLNVIKQNVLKVPNADLIVTDYAQLNSGNRLATGFVTSANDHIFHAKLDADLEMGCDSTINFQTTLEPANYNQSTHPNLSFGLNYTDQTVSVLDMTVSDLLLCGYQPVKNLDLGPDTTICLTTPLTIQNTSSDVFNSYLWSTGATTPSIEVTASDTYWVETRSSCDTNVYRDTIVVDVVDFPTPNLVSDTSLCGTNGILLDATIPNGTYLWQNGSTSPTYFATVSGAYHVDITYEKCTRRFISNVYECEEVLIPNIFTPNKDGYNDAFEIVYEGIQPYKISIYNRWGVLQFESEQRIFHWDGTVNGTPASAGVYYYILTIGDKVYKGALQLAI
- a CDS encoding TonB-dependent receptor, with protein sequence MKTIQLFFFFLVLCNWGYAQSRQDGKPDGKRKGKPEIKAEILGKVIDAQSGEALEYTNVTLYSSKDSSLVTGTITSKNGEFHLENIKGGRYYLIVNFIGYHNHEIPNLHLNPNNLYVDLGKIQLEMKAEVLDAFEVTSEKEGIEFKMDKKVVNVDKFYTATSGTTVDILENVPSISVDAERNVTLRGSSGFTVLVDGRPTVMDAADVLEQYPASSVESIEIITNPSAKYDPEGTAGIINIITKKQKQLGISGIANVNVGMYDNYGADALLQVKNKKLSWYVGLDYNKRGRVGQQETYNATFNSDTINIVGGDGDFKGYRSSGTVRAGADIKLSNKNFWLIEGSAQFSDRKRTNDLDYIESTNGIVLDHYNSLNEGSREATNWNLNSDYTHKFKGEDKVFSWQVSWSRSEGDEYNLNELFDIEGNYLREGQRTTEVGPNMKGQTRLNFENKIHDSLKYEIGYQGTYDASKDAFGTLNFDSLSGDYVEDESYKRNSEFYRFIHATYAVFSGSRGNWGYQFGLRSEFTNRNVKIIGDPTEYPINRVDLFPTVHFSYKLDDKGQFMGSYTRRIQRPRPWYLEPYVTARDQWNYRGGNPNLAPEYIDAIEFGYQKRVDKIFFSAEVYYRYTKDKVERINQAYTEKGPGVTIQIPENVGFDQALGLEFMLKTPVAKWWDLNLMGNFYDYRVQGSFTDIVNNTTYSFDNNSTNYTIRLNQTFKLNSRLKFQFNSSYNSPTVSAQGKRSEFFDFSSALRADVIDKKLFFNLQVRNMFATAIREHVDYGVNFESRGKLTMAGPVVTFTATYKLNNYKARSKGERGNSGNGE
- a CDS encoding DUF547 domain-containing protein, which encodes MKSIRHIIATLTLVLLVSVSVYAQNAISLSQDMLTSIKMNQSITDFEKELANIPFQKLTEELNTDQKKQAFWINVYIAYSQKLLSEYGECDKPCKRKKTITVANRVFSLNDILYRILLHSKSTITRGKRIISPKWEKALRVNYPDGRILLAIEGNQKIADAVTYYEPENIDDQLNEIAMLFLKARVYYNVDKNEVYLPKWIKHFKREFGKTAGIIRGLKRASVVPEDQEPKIVFSDKIAELK
- a CDS encoding uroporphyrinogen decarboxylase, which codes for MFDITLTDWIGYLASAIVFFSFSFSNVKKLRLVNMVGAAVFVTYGIMLETAYPIVVFNTGIILLHTYHLFFKSTDQNE
- a CDS encoding Arc family DNA binding domain-containing protein, producing MSKKKSFVLRIHPDVFKEVEKWADDEFRSVNGQLEWMIHKSLKDAKRLPKAKKKE
- a CDS encoding RNA polymerase sigma factor is translated as MSDLLEKQIKGCIAENDYDRAFALVMSGYKERLYWHIRNMVLSHADTDDILQNTYVKIWRYLPKFEGRSQVFSWVYRIATNETISFIEKNKRVKADSIDDTAGSVANHLMADQYFDGDFAEAMLREAVKTLPEKQQLVFNMKYFQDMKYQEISEVLETSVGGLKASYHHAVKKIEEYIKLKTS
- a CDS encoding aspartate aminotransferase family protein, with amino-acid sequence MPNSKEIFYKHLAQTTPFPIGIEVESAQGSWLHGVNGEKWLDMISGVAVSNIGHNHPRVVEAVKKQVDQHMHLMVYGEYVQKVQSDLGYELSQILPEHLSTSYFVNSGTEANEAALKLAKRVTGRTQLISFKQSYHGSTHGSLSVTGNENKKYAFRPFLPDVKFLDFNVLEDLKEISDKTAAVIVEVIQGDAGVRAASPEFMGELRRVCDQTGTQLIFDEIQTGMGRTGKMFAFEHYGVYPDILTLAKGFGGGMPIGVMISSFDKMRLLTHDPMLGHITTFGGHPVNCAAALANLRVIQDEIDFNEVERKGALIEKGLQHTEVKEIRRKGMFFAVDMDSFEKVKTVVDYCLEKGVLTFWFLSTSYAFRLSPPLNISDKDIVYACQVIQEGFDLAEKV
- a CDS encoding DUF1801 domain-containing protein — translated: MDINVIDQYFLKFEEPHRSCYLSLREIILSFDERITEHWKYSVPFYYYKKKPYCYLYQDKKTGEPYIGMVRANNMVHPSLYQGNRKKMKIMRIDPEKDIPIDDLHEILDALRQLY
- a CDS encoding SPFH domain-containing protein, with protein sequence MKSEKYVKPANGYVMLTIVIVAFILVVTGVIATRNPMMLIPAPFIIGLLPGFFIVNPNGSRVLVLFGAYKGTVKDNGFFFTNPFYTKQKISLRARNFDSERVKVNDKIGNPILINVILVWKVSDTYKAAFEVDVYENFVRIQTDAAVRKLAGSYPYDNFDDERTAITLRSGMEEVNDALEHEITERLAIAGIEVMEARIGYLAYAPEIASSMLKRQQAVAIVSARKKIVEGAVGMVEDALTKLSNDEIVEFDEDKKATMASNLMVVLCGDKEATPVINTGSLH